gtgacacagagtgtgaagaaagtgataatgaatatgccaatctatgtctgatggcacaatcagactcagactctggatcagactcagacagtgaatttgaggcaagtaatattaaaattcctgtcaaagtttctaaatatattgatgaattatgttttagtcttaagacttctctcaaaagaatttccgaactgaaaaaggaaaactcagctctaaaacaaaaggaaaatgttttagtagaaagagttaaaagtctagacttgactatttcctctcttaaagaaaatgaagataatcttttaaaagaaaatgcttttttaaaaacagacttatcaaatatctcaaagaaattttcaatagggtccgaaaacttgagaaaattctttcagctcaaagaccttacttcaataagtccggtctaggtatgacagaaaaACAATTCcccgattgattttcctaaagtaaaagaaagaattaagaaaagactctcgagagaggtttataaaaatcacttcaagaaagtttttgtaaaatctgtaggtagaaatgctctaaaatgttcaaaatgcaaaagtccggatcactttgaaaaagagtgtcctatggtttgaaaacctgttaagagaatatgggctaatactgcttataTTACTAAcacaaaaggacccaagaaagtttgggtaccaaagaaagcttgagactcctttttaaatgcaggtcaccgtcaagaaaaaggtaaagtggtatcttgacaaaggggatgctcaagacacatgacagagactcaaattgttttataaagattgctcaagtaaatggtggaaaagtttcatttggaggaaacagcaaagggagtattgtgggatttggaactgtgaaaattggaaatctcacaataagtaatgtttccttagtggaaggactcaattacaatcttctcaacattagtcaattgtgtgatactggtttcaagatcttttttcaagaaggaatatgttctgaatcggtaaagactctactcgcctttcatgggtcgtagacatggaaacatttatcttccggatgtgaaaccaaatgaatcgcaatgttttatctcaattcaagacgaagcaagcttatggcacagaaagcttggtcatgtcaacatgaagcaattagccaaaatctcatcaaagcagcttgttcgaggactacccaaattaccttatcaaaagactgatccatgcactccatgtattctgggaaagcggtaagaaattcattcaagccaataaatcatgtctctactaatcatgtactacattgctgcatatggatctcttcggaccaaccagaacacgagtattggaggtaagaaatattgcctagtaattgtggacgattactcccgttttacttgggtatatttccttgcaagtaagtctgaaaccttctcgtattttgaaaagtttgctaaaaaggttcaaaatgaaaaatgatgttttatctcaagtataagaacagatcatggaggtgaatttgaaaatcaagattttacaaaattttgtgatgaatcgctttaatcatgtgttctcctctccatatactcctcaaagaaaatggagttgtggaaagaaagaacagatctcttcaggaaatggctagaactcttttaattgaaagcaagatttcttcatgattttgggctgaagttgtttcaacagcatgttatatcatcaatagagtcttcttaagacctattctagagaaaaccccttacgaattgttcaaagataagaagcctattgtttgcaaatgttttatattgaaaaatgcaaaagatcgagttggtaagtttgaagaaagatcagatgaaggtatcttccttggatattctacatcaagcaaagccttcagagtctataacaagaagagccgaccgtggaggagtcaatgaatgtcaaatttcaagactcaacgcaagatgaatcaagtcgactcatcaagaagagtccgaacctgcctccatcttccaaagcttacaactcaagaagcatctcggactgaaaaccagcttcaagatgttcgtgaagatccaaacaaagaaagagatcatcaaccaaacagatcaacgagtaactggaagcataagtccaatcatcccaaagatcttataatcggcgaaatgaatgaaggaattcgcaccagatccaaaaggcgagaagagtctagtgttgtggctctcgtttctgaaattgaaccaaaaagcatagaagaagctttatctgatgaaagctggattgaagctatgcaagaagagctcagacagtttagcattaatgatgtctgaaattgacatccaaaccaaaaggtaaaactcattattggagctaaatgggtgttcgaaacaagatgaatgagaaaggaaaagtcgtacgaaacaaagcaagactcgtggccaagggatatacacaagaagaaggaatagactatgatgagacttacgctccaaagagcaaggttagaagctattcgactattacttgcgtttgcttgttataagaatttcaggttattccaaatggacgtcaaaagcgccttcctaaatggagtcatccaagaggaagtttatgtggaacaaccaccgggtttgaagacccaaagaagcccggactcggtcttgaccgaagaaggctttgtatggtttaaagcaagcacctcgagcttggtacgacagattaatcTATGCacgatgaatttgaaatgagtatgatgggagagttaacattctttcttggtcttcaagtaaaacaattgaaggaaggaactttcatttatcaagaaaaatatgttaatgatcttgtcaaaagatttggactggaaaagtgcaaaaagaccgacataccgatgtcaagttctttgaagatagacaaagatgaagaagggaagaaagttgatcaaaagccatgtacagagcatcattggttcactcctttatcttaccgcttctagacgacatcttgttgagtgtttgcatttgtgctaggtttcaatcagatcctagagaatcccatctcagtgctgcaaaacgcatcattaaatacgttgcttcatcatcaagcatcggtctttggtatcctaagaagggagactttaatcttccgggatattcagacgcagatctggccggttgcagagttgatagaaagagcacttcgggaacttgccaattACTTGGAAGcaagacagtgtcttggttttcaaggaaacaaagcattgtgtctctttcaacaacgaaagcgagtatgtagccctgggaagctgctgttcgcaaattctatggataaaataacagctaagagactttgaaattgaagactcatgcacggagattaattgcgacaacaccagccctatcaacctcaccaaaaatccaattctccacttaagagcaaagcatatagagattcgacatcactttataagagaccatgttcaaaatggagatgtttcaattcaatttgttgactcaaagaatcaactggcggatatattcacaaagcctttggagaaaaatcaatttgagtctatacgttccagactcaacattttgaggtatgaggatatcaaagtctaaagactttcgactcggacttacaagactttatcgaaagatagtcttggtacgtccgtcgatcgtaagtctttctctcttgaatctcatcttgaaaaggtacgattgtcagactgtgtttaaattgttgctatatttaattgacgtaaatattgcatcgtttcattttcaaaaggggaGTTATTTtcgaaatggctatttttgcggaaaaagacagttattttgaaaagacatatttttatttcctttatgacggttcgtttatccctctttttaaccaaTCGTGAACTgccgattcctcttcacttttctctcaaaaaccctaaaaagcatcgatcctccattcccgtttgtcttcttcgtttaatcctcaaaaagttgtcatctttcctgggaaagtcaagcaaggaatcttccaaaaacgagaaagatgtcatcttcaagaaagtcttcgagaattgcaagcggggaccacggcggatgagtgagggtcctacgcacttcgatcttactcaagatgaagtgactcccgcaacagcaagcgagcccacaacattctcaacagcgtcattctcctccatctagtcctcaaggcgttgatcatcaacaataggaagaaatcatcgaggatgcaccactcgtaagagttcaaaagcccgcttatatttaccggttatatcgtgccctaaaaggaattcgtactcctttgaactacattggtgattttcttaaagacaaaagacatgggaacgaatatatctttctgaaaaaaatggaaagtttgggaattgctcgaaaaggggtggctgaggaaacccttgcaaatatcccaagtgatcctcgtggggGGCCGAATcacgtagatgggaatgatgatgataaattatacagtcaattccaaccgaaaatgggtgttgcggttgataatcaaggaaaaatgggagatttgttcagatcaaaggagcaaaaggatctgtactcgaaattgctgaagcgtggggtaataaaccctaggagtgtagattttgattttcggatgcttgtgaatatgaacttgagggaaaatttcagttatcttcaacttgaaaagttccgcTCGACTCTAcgaggcctatgctgaattaactcgcatatttctattcaaatctaagcttttggatgcgaatagattctcgtttagcgttaaagaccaagattatgttgtggatatgaatatgctttggcggatgtgttagaagtcgaaagaggaagatatcagccaatcaaagtttccattgctcgggccactcttgaactagtgaaggacgggagaacggatgaaaagatcacctacttaaggatgggtgcattcaacatcttgcttcacaagattgtgattaattgcctccgaccaaaatcaacttccaagaccgatgtttcaagtttagaggccaagccgatgtatgccattctctttggaaaaaggttttctctccctcacaccgtgatgtttcacatgtatagagcaatgatgaaggacagaggtcaactcccttacccaagccttgttacgaagttattcggacatcgaatattcagcctccacaaatcttttgtgttcgaccatgcgatcatatggtggtaggtctgaaaatggtgaccaaaatgcgtcgaaggaaccgagcaaggagttggagaaattcaaggagaagactcctgcaaaatctcatcaaatatcttctacggctaaaagaaaagggaaggagcccatggttgctccatccaagagaagaagagctctccttgttgaggatgaagatgatgaggaagacatcaccatctctgcattggctttgaagaatttaagtcgtctgttccacgtaaagaatcggagcaaatgacgaaagaagcgagaggagaaggaagaagaagaaatagaagctgaaaaagaaacagaggaggaaagacctgaagaagaaagaagagaagaaggagaacctaaagaacactcttctccacctgtaggcatggaaacagggggagatcaggagaaaggagtgaagtcttcatgtcctgatgcaagtgaaggagtcagtcgctcactagcagacccagaggatgtttatacatctcaatttccagaagaaggtcatgaagtttcatcgccaaacctgcaagattatgctgatctaccatcatctgcatttaccccatcagatcgagccgaagcaagtactcaaactgataatggagcagattttcgcagaatcatggatattcttttggagatgcgaggtcagatttatgccttgggatgcgaagttcaaagcttgaagaatgaaggtcaagcttcttcctgttcattgaatgataaaatgcaagccctctctgttcgaatcggccaatgccaagagtgaggagattgcacagctaaaggaagactttaaaaggctggaaggcatcgttcgcctatggaagatttccagcttgtccgcgttcccaagcaatcttaacttcatctcatcctttttaatgatgacaaaagggggagagatgcaagatttgatcaaaaacctttcattcaacttttaattgtttgttggattgttttgtggtttgaatctgtttgactttggtttgtgtctggatgagaactgaactagacttggacttgactgcttctattaactaatattgatatcttatggatggcttcatcatatacttggactaacctattttctgtggttgcagattctagtgttattctcatGTTAAGccatttacctctataagatatgcatatgtgtttgagaaatgttttgcgagtcaaagatatccaaatctcgcaggaaagttttgtcaccatcaaaaaggggagattgttggagaaatcttcttgaagtgttttgaagttgacaaatcgtttctatcgcctagtcgaaggcttgcgactctactatttaaagtctcgaagaccttgggacagcccggactcaagactcaaagtctatcctcattgaccagtcactaatccgttgaagaaaggttatccagaactagatgtttcgttgaggatttaaccctgtcaactggagaagatctcatggctggagaagacataaacggagtcctttgattgatcgaagactGATTCGATATTTGAAGATCCGgcgattgcctaaatattattggaaggttctcgcttatggaaaccgagatcccgattgtatgggcgaacagattgatgggctatcaacacgttcctttaatagcttgaacaatcttcctaattgattccgtccaacgggtagattggaggaattcctttggtaagtgccaacgggtatgatggcataaaggagtatataagaaagactgtcttagttgttcaaggtgtgcgcgatagaagaattccaaagtctgaagctcctttttgtttagacaaatcctttgagcgaatatttgtatacgaaagagagtctatatttgtgagaaatcttgaggaggtgtggtaaaacatctacactgtggaatcaaggcaaagctgtgctataacctctctcttgttcatagtggaatccagccaataggctgtcagtgaagaagagtggacgtaggcttgatataagccgaaccactataaaccacgtgttaaattttctcttctcccagtcttactttgattatcgtttcctccaactgtctagtattgtgcaattgattgagaaaaattctttatatacctattcacccccctctaggtactcatactagcaatatcagaaagcccattgccttataaggcaACCCAGACCTCCTTCCCtaggtgatgtgggacaagagagggacccaTTCCTTGTGCACGTCCAGGGAccgaggcgcggacgcaccgccattcctcctccccgcgcaccacCGCTTGAGCCctcacactctccaccccttaggagcGCAGCATCCTCGCTGTGGCTCCACACACGGTCAGAAGTCAaatctgataccacttgtaacaccCTGGGTCTCCACTAAAGCGGACACTAAGTGTATAGTGGAGACCTAGGGTGTTACATAAAACAACAAAATACTCTCACTACCCCACACTtgtttcatgattttcattacaTTATTAAATCTAGATATCAACTAACAAGGATTAAAAATGCTAAAGTGGATACACACACTTTCTCATGGCATACGCgatcaaatattttttcagtcatattaataaataaaaacaaacgcACCTAGATCACCTGATTGAAACATAAACCCATGCTCAAAATACTAAACATTATCTAGATCACATGATTGAAACATCAAAATCCTAATCACTATATATAACACAAAATACTCTCACTACCCCGCacttttttcatgattttcattacaTTATTAAATCTAGATATCAACTAACAAGGATTAAAAATGCTGAAGTGGATACGCACACTTTCTTACGACATCCGCgatcaaatattttttcagtcatattaataaataaaaacaaacgcATCTGGATCACATGATTGAAACATAAACCCATGCTCAAAATACTAAATATCATCTAGATCACATGATTGAAACATCAAAATCCTAATTACTCTATATATAACACAAAATACTCTCACTACGCCGCACGtgtttcatgattttcattacaTTATTAAATCTAGATATCAACTAACAAGGATTAAACATGCTAAAGTGGATACGCACACTTTCTCATGGCATCCGCgatcaaatattttttcagtcatatcaataaataaaaacaaacgcATCTGGATCACATGATTGAAACATAAACCCATGCTCAAAATACTAATCATTATCTAGATCACATGATTGAAACATCAAAATCCTAACCACTCTATATATAACACAAAATACTCTCACTACCCCACACTtgtttcatgattttcattacaTTATTAAGTCTAGATATCAACTAACAAGGATTAAAAATGCTAAAGTGGATACGCACACTTTCTCAGGGCATTCGCgatcaaatattttttcagtcatattaataaataaaaataagcgCATTTGGATCACATGATTGAAACATAAAACCATGCTCAAAAAAGCAAACAAAGCAttgcttataaataaaataaaataaaataattagggttaatacctcaaaaaactcaaattatacTAACTATGACAcaaatatcctaaatttttttgtatcagTAGAAATCCTAGGCTTGCCcattgtgaaaaatatattctaaatggaattgaaatagatcatatacatatatatatgtatatatatatatatatatttgtatgtatgtatgtatgtatatatatatgtatgtatgtatgtatgtatgtatgtatgtatgtatgtatgtatgtatatatgtatgtatgtatgtatgtatgtatgtatgtatatctatatatatatatatatatgtatgtatatctatatatatatatatatatatgtatgtatatctatatatatatatatatatatgtatgaataTGGGTTTGTTcgtgatgcaaaaaaaaaaaaaagtttgagatatttGTGCCACCATAGgcaagtttaatattttttgcgatataaaaaaaaaaagctttggGTATTTGTGCCATAGTGCAAATACTatgggattttttgtgatatttgccCAAAAAATTGAGCATTAGAAGTGCATGTGTCcacttaggccctgtttggtaaattttgtttttattccttgaaacaactatttctgttcttttgttccgggaacgaaaaaagaatgaaaacctGTTTGGTAagatttttgttcctaggaacaaaaaatctatttttttgttctcgaaaattagatttagaacagaaacaagaaatagaaaaaaatggctTCTTATTCGCGGAAACAACTtctaaaatctatttttttctcttttctctcttcttctattttcttcttctctttcttttcttcttcttcttcttacttttggccgatcgccggccttggccatggccaatgcCAGCGACTAGCCAAACGAGGGCTAGTGATCTCGTCAAAGCATCACAGCCCTCGGAGACGCTAAGCCACAGCAAgacttggcctcgccttggttaggtgaggttgacctcacccaaatctggcgaaggccaagcttgcccagccaccagcaaggctcggcctcgtcgggccATCGCCAAGCGTCCCGCTGGCAACGTCGACCTCGCCAAGctaaggcgaggccgaccttgcgcTGCCTGGGTGAGGCCGAGACTCGCTATGGCCAGGTTGGCCTCTAGCAAGCTTGCTGGACCTCGCCCAACTGATCGCCGCCACAATGGTGGCCGGCAACTGactaaagagaaaaaggaaaaggaaaaaataataaaagaatttaaaaagttaaaagaaattaaaaaaatctaagaatcttactaaacgtatttctatcccaagaataaaaattttggaaagttaccaaacgcgttcttttgctcataaattgttttcgagaacagaattagaaaaatcatttttgataaaaaaaaaaattgttcctcaaagaagaaattctaccaaacacacccttaaacAACTCTTCATTGTTTTTTATCGACGAAGACTAGCAAATGGTGCCACTTGACCGAGAAGTTAAAGACAGCATTTAGCGGGctagaaaaattggaaattctTGTCCTTAGCCTCGAACTATATCCGCAGTAGACTACCTCCACCATGTCGTTGCTACCAAGAGTGGATTGAACAGGATTTCACGAGTAACGTTAAAACCCATTCATGAGAAAACCCGGGAAATTTTTCGTGGAATCTATTGGAAGTATATCGAGAAACGGACGGAAAAAGAAGCTccataacaagaaaaaaaaaccctagaattGAATGAACCAACAATGCAATAACTCTTATGTTGAGAATCGAACGCGATGCCATTAATTTAATGTTGGAATTATGCTTGTTCGAGTAGGAAAGCAGTCTTGTCGAACCTAGCTTTATAGGGTGATGACGCTTGAAATGAAACAAGGATATGACTTGAACACGACGAAAGTCTACTTAGGAAAAATCCCGATGCGACTTGTTCCGATCATTCGAGACTTATGGAGACAAACACATTCTTATCATCttttagttataaaaaaaaaaaaaaaaagattaatactatgaaaaactccaaacatgtacatttataataaatttatctcaaattaaatttttgactcccaaaaaccataaacttaTATATTTAAGATAGATTTACTCTCAGTTTCCGTTaataatatcacgaaaaatcacaaaccggtGCATTTGTGACAAAATTAGGGTATATTCGTCAATTGCCATATGTCGtccaactcagcaatttgacTCTAAAATTTAAcggatgataaatttgtcatggatATATTAGtatgagattttttattatattaatttaaaaaaaaaaaatagcggATATGAAAGTGACAGGAATTAATCCCCCCTTTCTACATTCGACTGACACTCCTAATCCCTGTTCCTGACTTCCAATGGCCTCCCACCCCCAAAACAATGGCGCTCCTCCACCACTCAACCGCCATCCCCCGCCACCGTGCATCCGTCTCCTCTGGCACCCTACTCAGTTCTCCATCCTCGACCGCCCCCTCCCTGACACCTTCCGCTTCCTGAACCCCTGGGAATCACCACTCCCCCTCAGCAACTTCCTCTCCTCCACTGATGCCGGCGCCACCAAGGCAATCCTCACCTCCGGCATGAGTCCGATCACCACCGACATGCTCTGGTGGCTCCCGGAGGTCCGCCTTGTCATCACCACCAGCGCAGGCCTTAAGCACATCGACTTGGCAAAGTGCCGACGGCGTGGGATTGTGATCACCAACACAGGAGACACATACTCGGAGGACACGGCGGATTTGGCCACCACTGTGCCACCAGACTGGTTGACTTGAATTGCCAATGAACTTGCACATCAAAATCATAACCACTCTATATATAACACAAAATATTCTCATTACCCCATACTTTTTTCACGATTTTCATTACATGGTTAAGTCTAGATATCAACTAACAAGGATTAAAAATACTAAAGTGGATACGAACACTTTCTCACGGCATccgtgatgaaatatttttttcagtcagtaataaataaaaacaaacgcATGTAGATCATATCATTGAAACAGAAACCTATGCtcaaaaaagcaaataaagcattgcctataaataaataaataaataaataaaattagggttaataccttagaAAGCTCAAATTATACCAATTATGACACAAataccctaaatttttttgtatcagtaaaaatcctaaacttgcccattgtgacaaatttactctaaatggAACTGAAATAGAGAATATATATGTCACATATGTATAAATTTGGATTTGTTTGTGACGCAAAAAAAAGTTAGTGGCATTTGTGCCATAGTGGgcaagtttagaactttttgtgatatttaaaataaattaaaaaaaaaaaaagctttggGTAGTTGTACCATAGTGCAAATAGTatgggattttttgtgatatttacccaaaaaattgaGCATTAGAAGTGCATGTGTCCACAACTCCGCATTGTTTTTGATCGACGAAGACTAGCAAATTGTGCCACTTGACTGAGAAGTTAAAGACAGCAGTCAACAGCtcagaaaaatcagaatttCTTGTCTTTAGCCTCGAACTATATCCGTAGTAGACTATCTCCTTCATGTCATTGCTACCAAAAGTGGATTGAATAGGATTTCACGGGGAACATTGAAACCCAACTACAAGAAACCTGGGTGTTGTACTTAATTAGTACGTctatgatggggtgcgattggaacgCACCATTTCGTCTTGATATGCTACGATAGAAAGACACCCTTTGAAAGGGTGTGATggagtcatataaaagactcCTGAAGACAACCGTTGGCACGGTTGGCAAAACATACGCTCAgaaattctctccttttcttgtcccctttccatcaaagaaaacgAAGGCGTTTCATTTCTCCTTTACAAGAACAATTAgcatttacgctgtggaaatcgGATGTTTTCCTCGTGATTACATTCAAACCAACATGAGGTAATATTGTTC
This genomic stretch from Eucalyptus grandis isolate ANBG69807.140 chromosome 3, ASM1654582v1, whole genome shotgun sequence harbors:
- the LOC104439619 gene encoding glyoxylate/hydroxypyruvate reductase HPR3-like; translated protein: MASHPQNNGAPPPLNRHPPPPCIRLLWHPTQFSILDRPLPDTFRFLNPWESPLPLSNFLSSTDAGATKAILTSGMSPITTDMLWWLPEVRLVITTSAGLKHIDLAKCRRRGIVITNTGDTYSEDTADLATTVPPDWLT